The Streptomyces sp. V3I7 genome segment GTCGGCGTCAGGCCGCGGCGGCCAGATCGTCCGTCTGCTGCTCGCGCTCCCACAGGGCGCGGAGCCGACCGTCCTCGCGGCCGACCAGCTCCGCCCAGCGGCCGCGTTCGGCGATCCGGCCGTCGTCGAGGACCAGGACCTCGTCGACGGTGGTGTCGTCCAGGCCGGCCAGCCGGTGAGTGATCAGCAGCGTCGTACGGCCCTCGGTCGCGGCGAGCAGGTCGGCGGTGAGGGCGTCCGCGGTGGGCAGGTCCAGGTGCTCGGCCGGCTCGTCCAGGATCAGCACCGGGAAGTCCGCGAGCAGGGCCCGGGCCAGCGCCAGCCGCTGCCGCTGGCCGCCGGAGAGGCGGGCGCCGTGCTCGCCGACCATCGTGTCGAGACCGGCGGGCAGGCTGTCGACCCAGTCCAGCAGGCGCGCCTTGGCGAGCGCGGCCCGCAGCTCGGCGTCGTCGGCCTCGGGGGCGGCCAGCCGCAGGTTCTCCCGCAGCGAGCTGTCGAAGACGTGGGCGTCCTGGGCGCACAGCCCGATCACCCGGCGGACGTCGTCCGAGGCGATCTCGCGGGTGTCGACGGCCTGCTCACCGCTGCCGAGGGTCACCGAACCCGAGGTCTGGTCCAGGAACCGCAGCAGCACCTGCGCGAGCGTCGTCTTGCCCGAACCGGACGGGCCCACCACGGCGATCCGGCGCCCGGAGGCCAGGTCCAGGTCGATGCCCTGGATCGCGTCACGCGCGGCGCCGGGCCAGCGGGCGGTGAGGCCGCGGACGGCCAGCGGGTCCGGGTCCGCCGGCAGCGGCCGCGGATCGGCGGGCTCGGCGACCGGCTCGGGAGCCGAGAGCACCTCGTCCAGACGGGCGCGCGCGGCACGGGCACGCTCGCGGAACTGCACGGCCACCGGCATACCGGCGACCGCCTCGAACGCGGCGAGCGGCGTGAGCACCACCACCGCCAGGCACACGCCCGGCAGTACGCCCGCGGCCACGCCGTCGACGCCCAGGGCGGCGCTGACGGTGACCGTCAGCCCGGTGATCAGGGCGATCAGACCGGCGGCGAGCGCGGTGGTCGTCGCCGAGCGGGCGGCGAGGTCGGTCAGACGCCGGTCGGCGCTGCGGACCGCGGCCAGCCGGGCCGGCAGGGCACCGGCGACGGTCAGCTCGGCGGTGCCGGTGAAGGTGTCGACGACCGAGGTCGCCAGCCGGCCGCGGGCGGGGGACTGCTGCCGCTCGGCCCGGCCGGAGAAGCGGATCGCGAGCGCCGGTACGACAGCGCCGGCCAGCACCAGCCCCACGGCGAGCACCGCGCCGGCCGACGGCAGCAGGAACGCCACCGCGACGGAAGCCCCGAGCGAGACGATCGCGGCCACCGTGGCCGGCAGCCGCCAGCGCAGGTAGTGGTCCTGGACCGAGTCGACGTCGGAGACCAGGCGCGCCAGCAGATCGCCGCGGCGGTAGCCCGGCAGCGCGGCCGGGGCGAGCTTCTCCAGACGGCGGTACACGGCGGTGCGTACGCCGCCGAGGGCCTTGAGCACCGCGTCGTGCGACACCAGCCGCTCCGCGTACCGGAAGACGCTGCGCCCGATGCCGAACGCGCGGACCGAGGTCACCGCGACCATCAGATAGAGGATCGGCGGCATCTCGGAGGCGCGCGAGATCAGCCAGCCGGAGGTCGACAGCAGCGCGACGGCACAGCCGAGCGCGAGCGAACCGAGGAGGGTGGCGAGGCCGAGGCGTGGCCGGCTGTCGTCCTTGCGGGGCTCCCAAGCGGCGCGCAGCGACAGTCGGGAGCGCTTGCCGCCCTCACCGGCGGAGGCGTCCTCGGTGCTCCCGGCGGGTTCGTCGGGGGAGGGGATCGCCGGCCGCTCGGGGCTGCTGGCGGGGGCCACCGGGTCCACGACGGCGGTACGTACGGCGCGCAGGGGGTCCGGCGTGACCGGCTCGGTCTCCGTCTCGGGGAGGGTCAGGTGGACGCGCCGGTCCGCGATGGAGAGCAGCGCCGGGCGGTGGGCAACGAGCAGGACGGTGCGGCCGACGGCGAGATGGCGGACGGCCTCGACCACCGCGGCCTCGCTGTCGCCGTCGAGGTTGGCGGTCGGCTCGTCCAGGAGCACCAGCGGCCGGTCCGCGAGCACCGCGCGGGCCAGCGCGATGCGCTGACGCTGCCCGGCGGACAGACCGGCGCCGCCCTCGCCGAGCACCATCTCCGGCTCGGCGAAGTCGAGCGCGTGGGCCGTTTCCAGCGCGGCGCGGACCTCGGCGTCGGTGGCGTCCGGCCGGGCGAGCCGGACGTTCTCGGCGACCGTGCCCGCGAACAGGTGCGGATGCTGCGGCACCCAGGCGATCTGGCCGCGCCAGCTGTCCGGGTCGAGGGAGTCCAGCTCGCGCCCGCCGACCCGCACCGTACCGGCACAGGGCCGTACGAAGCCGAGCAGGACGGAGAGCAGCGTGGACTTGCCCGCGCCGCTGGGGCCGGTCAGGGCGACCGTCTCGCCGGGCGCGACGGTCAGGGAGACGTCGTCGAGGGCGGCGGCCGAGCGGCCCGGGTACTCGACGCGTACGCCCGACAGCGTGATCTCGGCGTCGGCCAGGGCCGGGGCCGGGGCGGAACCGGTCTTCGGCCGCGGGGTCTCCAGGACCTCGAAGATCTCGCCGGCCGCGGTCAGGCCCTCCACGCTCGAGTGGTACAGCGCGCCGACCTGGCGGATGGGCAGATAGACCTCGGGGGCGAGGACCAGCACCAGCAGGCCGGTCTCCAGATCCAGCGATCCGCTGACCAGCCGGAAGCCGATACCCACCGCGACCAGCGCCACCGACAGCGTGGAGAGCAGCTCCAGCGTGAACGAGGAGACGAAGGCGATCCGCAGGGTCTGCATCGTCGACTTGCGGAAGTCGTTGGTGATGCCGTTGATCGACCGGGCCTGCGCCTTGGCCCGGTTGAAGATCTTCAGGGTCGGCAGGCCGGCCACCACGTCGAGGAAGTGGTGCGAGAGACGGGAGAGCCCCGCCCACTGCTTGTCCATCTTGGCCTGCGTCGCCAGGCCGATCAGGATCATGAAGATCGGGATCAGCGGCAGCGTCACCGCGATGATCGCCGCCGACTCCCAGTCGGCCCCGAGGATCCGGGCCAGCACGACCACGGGTACGACGACCGCGAGGGCGAGCTGGGGCAGGTAACGCGAGAAGTAGTCGTCCAGCGCGTCGATTCCCCGGGTGGCCAGTGTGGCCAGCTCACCGGTGCGCCGGCCCGCCAGATAGGACGGGCCGAGCGCGGTGGCGTGCTCCAGCAGCCGCCCTCGCAGGGTGGACTTCACGCGGGCCACCGACCGATGGGCCGTGAGTTCGGTCAACCACGCCACGAGCGCGCGCCCGGCGGCAACGGCGACCAGGCCCAGCAAGGGCCCGGTCAGGTCGTACGAGTGCTGCTGGAACGCTCGCACCACGATCTCGGCGATGAGACTCGCCTGGGCCACGAGGAGAGCGGCGTTGAGGCCGCCGAGTATCACGGAGCCCACGAGGAAGACGCGGGTGGTGCGGGCGTAGGCCAGCAGCCGGGGATCGACAGGTCGCATGATTCAGTGTGCCGCCGGAATGTGGTGAACGGAGAGACGCCTGCTGAAGACCCAGTACGTCCAGCTCTGGTAGAGCAGGATCAGCGGCGAGAAGATCGCCGCCACGATGGTCATTACCAGAAGAGTGTAGGACCCGGACGAGGCGTTGCTGACGGTCAGCGACCAGGCCGGGTTGAGCGTCGAGGGGATGACGTCCGGGAACAGCGCCAGGAAGAGCATCGCGGTCGCCGCCATGATCGTCAGGCCCGAGAAGGCGAACGCCCAGCCCTCTCGGCCCAGTTGGTTGAAGAACAGTGCGATGGGCAGCGCCACGAAAGCGACGATCATCACACCGAGGCTCGCGCCGTCGCCGGAGTTGACCTGGGTCCAGATCAGGAAGGCCAGCGACAGCAGCAGTGCCACCGCTCCCAGCGCGGGCACGAACTTGCGGGCGCGTGCCCGCATCTCGTCCGCCGTCTTCAGCGCCGTGAAGACCGCGCCGTGCAGGACGAACAGCGCGAGCAGCGTGAAGCCGCCGAGGATCGAGTAGCCGTTGAACAGGCCGCCGATGCTGCCGACGTAGTTCCCCCGGGCGTTGATCGGGATGCCCTGGACCATGCCGGCGAAGATCAGGCCCCACATGAAGGGGGTGATCACCGAGGTCCAGAACGTGACCTGCTCCCAGTTGCGCTGCCAGCGACGGCCCGGCCGCTTGCCCCGGTACTCGAACGAGACGCCGCGGGCGATCAGGCACACGATGATGATCAGCAACGGGATGTAGAAGCTGCTGAACATCGTCGCGTACCACTGGGGGAAGGCCGCGAAGGTCGCACCGGCGGCCGCGACCACCCAGACCTCGTTGCCGTCCCAGACCGGGGCGATCGTGTTGATGAGGACGCGCCGTTCCGTGTCGTTGCGCGCCATCAGCCGGGTCAGGACGCCGACGCCGAAGTCGAAGCCCTCGAGGAAGAAGTACCCCACCCAGAGGAAGGCGAGCAGGATGAACCACAGATCGTAGAAGTGAAACATGGCGTTCCGTCCTCAGTAGGCGAAGGCGAGTGGCTTGTCCTGGTCTTCCGGGTTGAAGCGCATCGTGGGGTCCTTGGAGGGCGGCCTCTCGTCGACGTCCGGACCGGGTTTGGAGTACTTGACCAGGAGCCCCACTTCGACCACGGCGAGGATCGCGTACACCACGCTCAGTGCGACGAGTGAGGTGATCTGCTCGCCCGTGCTGACGCTCGGGGAGGCGCCGAAGGCGGTCTTCTGGAGGTGGTAGACCACCCAGGGCTGACGGCCCATCTCGGTGAAGATCCAGCCGAAGCTGTTCGCCAGGAGGGGGAAGCCCATGGTGAGGATGGCGATGCGCCAGGACCACTTGGTGAAGAAGGGGTTCGTCCTGATGCGGTTGGTGATCATCAGGTTCGGCGGCTCGTCCTCACCCGTGCGGTAGGCCGGATCCACCCAGAATTTCCTCCGGGTGAGATAGAGCCCGAGCAGCCCGATGCCGAAGCTCGTCATCCCGAAGAAGATCATGAGGCGGAAGCCCCAGTACGTCATGAAGATGTTGGGGAGGTAGTCCGCCCGGGTGCCGCCGAACTGACGCGCCTGCTCGTCGGCCCGGTTGTTGATGCCGGGGACCGGGGAGGAGAAGTCGCTCTTGGCGAGGAAGGACAGGGCTCCGGGGACCTCGAGGGCGATGTCGTTGCGGCCCTTGTTGACGTTGCCGACCGAGAAGATCGAGAAGGGCGCGGGGGCCTGGGTGTCCCACAGGGCCTCGGCCGCGGCCATCTTCATCGGCTGCTGCTGGAACATGACCTTGGCCAGACGGTCACCGCTGAGCGCGGTGAGGATGCCGGCGATCACCGCGGTGATCAGGGCGAGCTTCAGGGAGGCGCGCATGGCGCCGATCTTCTTGCGGTTGGTCTCCTTGCCCTTCTTGGCCTTCCACAGGTGGTACGCCGCGATGCCCATCATGAAGGCGGCGCCGGTGATGAA includes the following:
- the cydD gene encoding thiol reductant ABC exporter subunit CydD; amino-acid sequence: MRPVDPRLLAYARTTRVFLVGSVILGGLNAALLVAQASLIAEIVVRAFQQHSYDLTGPLLGLVAVAAGRALVAWLTELTAHRSVARVKSTLRGRLLEHATALGPSYLAGRRTGELATLATRGIDALDDYFSRYLPQLALAVVVPVVVLARILGADWESAAIIAVTLPLIPIFMILIGLATQAKMDKQWAGLSRLSHHFLDVVAGLPTLKIFNRAKAQARSINGITNDFRKSTMQTLRIAFVSSFTLELLSTLSVALVAVGIGFRLVSGSLDLETGLLVLVLAPEVYLPIRQVGALYHSSVEGLTAAGEIFEVLETPRPKTGSAPAPALADAEITLSGVRVEYPGRSAAALDDVSLTVAPGETVALTGPSGAGKSTLLSVLLGFVRPCAGTVRVGGRELDSLDPDSWRGQIAWVPQHPHLFAGTVAENVRLARPDATDAEVRAALETAHALDFAEPEMVLGEGGAGLSAGQRQRIALARAVLADRPLVLLDEPTANLDGDSEAAVVEAVRHLAVGRTVLLVAHRPALLSIADRRVHLTLPETETEPVTPDPLRAVRTAVVDPVAPASSPERPAIPSPDEPAGSTEDASAGEGGKRSRLSLRAAWEPRKDDSRPRLGLATLLGSLALGCAVALLSTSGWLISRASEMPPILYLMVAVTSVRAFGIGRSVFRYAERLVSHDAVLKALGGVRTAVYRRLEKLAPAALPGYRRGDLLARLVSDVDSVQDHYLRWRLPATVAAIVSLGASVAVAFLLPSAGAVLAVGLVLAGAVVPALAIRFSGRAERQQSPARGRLATSVVDTFTGTAELTVAGALPARLAAVRSADRRLTDLAARSATTTALAAGLIALITGLTVTVSAALGVDGVAAGVLPGVCLAVVVLTPLAAFEAVAGMPVAVQFRERARAARARLDEVLSAPEPVAEPADPRPLPADPDPLAVRGLTARWPGAARDAIQGIDLDLASGRRIAVVGPSGSGKTTLAQVLLRFLDQTSGSVTLGSGEQAVDTREIASDDVRRVIGLCAQDAHVFDSSLRENLRLAAPEADDAELRAALAKARLLDWVDSLPAGLDTMVGEHGARLSGGQRQRLALARALLADFPVLILDEPAEHLDLPTADALTADLLAATEGRTTLLITHRLAGLDDTTVDEVLVLDDGRIAERGRWAELVGREDGRLRALWEREQQTDDLAAAA
- a CDS encoding cytochrome ubiquinol oxidase subunit I encodes the protein MELAIAHETIARWQFGATTVYHFLFVPLSIGLGALVAGLETAWVRTGKEKYFHATKFWGKLLLINIAMGVVTGLFQEFQFGMNWSNYSSFVGDVFGAPLAMEALIAFMFESVFIGLWIFGWHRLPKKVHLATIWIVTIGSFLSAYFILAANSFMQHPVGYKINPATGRAQLTDIWAVLFQNTTLVVVFHTLAASFITGAAFMMGIAAYHLWKAKKGKETNRKKIGAMRASLKLALITAVIAGILTALSGDRLAKVMFQQQPMKMAAAEALWDTQAPAPFSIFSVGNVNKGRNDIALEVPGALSFLAKSDFSSPVPGINNRADEQARQFGGTRADYLPNIFMTYWGFRLMIFFGMTSFGIGLLGLYLTRRKFWVDPAYRTGEDEPPNLMITNRIRTNPFFTKWSWRIAILTMGFPLLANSFGWIFTEMGRQPWVVYHLQKTAFGASPSVSTGEQITSLVALSVVYAILAVVEVGLLVKYSKPGPDVDERPPSKDPTMRFNPEDQDKPLAFAY
- the cydB gene encoding cytochrome d ubiquinol oxidase subunit II, yielding MFHFYDLWFILLAFLWVGYFFLEGFDFGVGVLTRLMARNDTERRVLINTIAPVWDGNEVWVVAAAGATFAAFPQWYATMFSSFYIPLLIIIVCLIARGVSFEYRGKRPGRRWQRNWEQVTFWTSVITPFMWGLIFAGMVQGIPINARGNYVGSIGGLFNGYSILGGFTLLALFVLHGAVFTALKTADEMRARARKFVPALGAVALLLSLAFLIWTQVNSGDGASLGVMIVAFVALPIALFFNQLGREGWAFAFSGLTIMAATAMLFLALFPDVIPSTLNPAWSLTVSNASSGSYTLLVMTIVAAIFSPLILLYQSWTYWVFSRRLSVHHIPAAH